A portion of the Amyelois transitella isolate CPQ chromosome 2, ilAmyTran1.1, whole genome shotgun sequence genome contains these proteins:
- the LOC106133629 gene encoding probable palmitoyltransferase ZDHHC24, producing MCIINANSIKNKFLKRILDHIFYLIFVLIFIPGIYYFHLGIVLPNFVGIWSLEYHFHLLLSHFFLLNVVSNMVFGMFTDTSIKGRFLGSTDKKDWTVCSVCECLRPPRAWHCNICNICILKRDHHCTFFACCIGYFNLRYFMFFTFYIFIANSYSLYYNIKFLALFLTWNHGIVILKFLFPLFSFVFDFGYESLYVTLVVVQFVIIAFSGFLFFYHLNNLLKGRVGPEIKLGKKGLLYDKGWKSNLIEVFGSRYYLTWVAAFINSPLPGNGLEWVVEDKYK from the coding sequence ATGTGTATAATCAACGctaattctataaaaaacaaattcctTAAGCGGATATTGGACCACATCTTTTATCtcatatttgttttgattttcatACCAGGGATTTACTATTTCCACCTTGGCATTGTGTTACCAAATTTTGTAGGGATATGGAGTTTAGAATATCATTTTCACTTACTTCTATCACACTTCTTCTTACTCAATGTAGTAAGCAACATGGTTTTTGGTATGTTTACTGATACAAGCATTAAAGGAAGATTTTTGGGTAGCACTGATAAGAAAGACTGGACCGTGTGTTCCGTTTGTGAATGCCTGCGACCACCCCGTGCCTGGCACTgcaatatttgtaatatttgcattttaaaaaGAGATCACCACTGTACATTTTTTGCTTGTTGTATAGGTTACTTTAATCTTagatatttcatgttttttactttttatatttttattgccaaTAGCTATTCCttatactataatataaaattcttagCACTATTTTTGACATGGAACCATggcatagttattttaaaatttttatttcctttatttaGTTTTGTATTTGATTTTGGTTATGAAAGTTTATATGTTACTTTAGTTGTGGTCCAGTTTGTCATAATAGCATTTtcaggatttttatttttttatcatttaaataatttactcaaAGGAAGAGTAGGTCCAGAAATAAAGCTTGGTAAAAAAGGGTTACTGTATGATAAGGGCTGGAAATCTAACTTGATAGAAGTATTTGGTTCTAGATATTATTTGACCTGGGTTGCAGCTTTTATAAATAGTCCTTTACCAGGTAATGGTTTGGAATGGGTTGTTGAagacaaatacaaataa
- the LOC106133628 gene encoding major facilitator superfamily domain-containing protein 1 isoform X2, translating into MENPESGSAPSRVPITSWWHPAHKVHRFIALLLMCFLCFGSYFCYDTPGALADNFKVDSHLNTSQFALLYSIYSWPNVILCFIGGYLIDRYFGVRLGTIIYMTIVLIGAIIFAFGVYINAFWVMILGRFVFGIGGESLQVAVNNYVVLWFKGKELNMVFGLQLSFSRFGSTVNFWVMEPIYRWVANYYAGYERLGVALFVAALTCLVSLICGLILGWMDHRAERLLGRQEASANEEPFHMKDILHFKSVFWLVSVICVVYYLAIFPFIALGKLFFERKFDFLPQDANTVNSMVYLLSAALSPFFGILIDKTGRNVMWVIISIVATIGAHFLLAFTFYNPYIGVITLGISYSLLASGLWPLVALIVPENQLGTAYGICQAVQNLGLATVLILAGIIVDKYGYLMLEMFFLGCLFISLIAAVLVYIMDSANNGVLNMSPSMRDAIKLPTIPDESANLLDNEESTDREEPDAVRPVESSVDSTRREAAALTQSNRIRSRYLAQILPNTNIPDRQ; encoded by the exons ATGGAGAATCCAGAAAGTGGGAGTGCTCCCTCCCGAGTGCCCATAACATCTTGGTGGCATCCAGCTCACAAGGTTCATCGCTTCATAGCTCTTCTTTTGATgtgttttctttgttttg GTTCATACTTCTGCTATGACACACCAGGAGCTCTGGCAGATAACTTTAAAGTTGACTCACATTTGAACACATCCCAGTTTGCACTGTTGTATTCAATATACTCATGGCCAAATGTTATATTGTGCTTTATTGGAGGATACCTTATTGATAG ATATTTTGGTGTAAGATTAGGAACAATCATTTATATGACAATAGTGTTAATTGGAGCTATTATATTTGCATTTGGGGTTTACATCAATGCATTTTGGGTGATGATTCTTGGCAGATTTGTTTTTGg CATTGGAGGGGAATCTCTACAAGTGGCTGTAAACAATTATGTGGTACTTTGGTTCAAAGGCAAGGAACTCAACATGGTGTTTGGGCTCCAACTTTCATTTTCAAGATTTGGGAGCACAGTGAATTTTTGGGTCATGGAACCTATCTACAGATGGGTGGCAAACTATTATGCAGGATATGAGAGGCTGGGTGTCGCTTTATTTGTAG CTGCTCTTACGTGCCTTGTATCGCTTATTTGTGGCTTGATCTTGGGTTGGATGGATCATAGAGCTGAAAGATTGTTGGGAAGGCAAGAAGCATCGGCCAATGAGGAACCCTTCCATATGAAAGATATCCTTCATTTCAAATCTGTATTCTGGCTAGTCTCTGTGATATGTGTTGTATACTATCTTGCTATATTCCCATTTATAGCATTGGGAAA ATTATTTTTTGAGAGAAAATTTGACTTCTTGCCGCAAGACGCAAATACCGTGAACTCAATGGTGTATTTGCTGTCGGCAGCACTCAGCCCGTTTTTCGGTATTTTAATTGACAAGACCGGAAGGAACGTGATGTGGGTTATTATAAGCATTGTGGCAACAATAGGGGCGCATTTTCTATTGGCATTCACGTTTTATAATCCATACATTGGTGTG ATCACATTAGGAATATCATATTCTTTATTAGCTAGCGGATTATGGCCGTTAGTGGCTTTGATTGTACCTGAAAATCAGCTTGGAACTGCATATGGAAT CTGCCAAGCAGTACAAAATCTGGGCCTGGCGACAGTTTTGATATTAGCGGGAATCATTGTTGACAAATATGGTTACTTAATGTTGGAAATGTTCTTCTTAGGATGTCTCTTTA tttCCCTGATAGCTGCTGTGCTTGTATACATTATGGACTCTGCTAATAATGGTGTTCTTAACATGTCTCCTAGCATGAGAGACGCAATCAAatt ACCGACTATTCCTGACGAATCTGCGAATCTATTGGATAATGAGGAGAGTACCGACCGTGAGGAGCCCGACGCCGTTCGGCCGGTCGAGTCGTCCGTAGACTCCACCCGGAGGGAAGCCGCCGCACTCACGCAGTCCAACAGAATACGAAGCAGATACTTAGCACAAATATTGCCAAACACTAACATTCCAGACAGACAATAG
- the LOC106133628 gene encoding major facilitator superfamily domain-containing protein 1 isoform X1, translating into MDELSMTMENPESGSAPSRVPITSWWHPAHKVHRFIALLLMCFLCFGSYFCYDTPGALADNFKVDSHLNTSQFALLYSIYSWPNVILCFIGGYLIDRYFGVRLGTIIYMTIVLIGAIIFAFGVYINAFWVMILGRFVFGIGGESLQVAVNNYVVLWFKGKELNMVFGLQLSFSRFGSTVNFWVMEPIYRWVANYYAGYERLGVALFVAALTCLVSLICGLILGWMDHRAERLLGRQEASANEEPFHMKDILHFKSVFWLVSVICVVYYLAIFPFIALGKLFFERKFDFLPQDANTVNSMVYLLSAALSPFFGILIDKTGRNVMWVIISIVATIGAHFLLAFTFYNPYIGVITLGISYSLLASGLWPLVALIVPENQLGTAYGICQAVQNLGLATVLILAGIIVDKYGYLMLEMFFLGCLFISLIAAVLVYIMDSANNGVLNMSPSMRDAIKLPTIPDESANLLDNEESTDREEPDAVRPVESSVDSTRREAAALTQSNRIRSRYLAQILPNTNIPDRQ; encoded by the exons ATGGATGAATTAAGCAT gaCAATGGAGAATCCAGAAAGTGGGAGTGCTCCCTCCCGAGTGCCCATAACATCTTGGTGGCATCCAGCTCACAAGGTTCATCGCTTCATAGCTCTTCTTTTGATgtgttttctttgttttg GTTCATACTTCTGCTATGACACACCAGGAGCTCTGGCAGATAACTTTAAAGTTGACTCACATTTGAACACATCCCAGTTTGCACTGTTGTATTCAATATACTCATGGCCAAATGTTATATTGTGCTTTATTGGAGGATACCTTATTGATAG ATATTTTGGTGTAAGATTAGGAACAATCATTTATATGACAATAGTGTTAATTGGAGCTATTATATTTGCATTTGGGGTTTACATCAATGCATTTTGGGTGATGATTCTTGGCAGATTTGTTTTTGg CATTGGAGGGGAATCTCTACAAGTGGCTGTAAACAATTATGTGGTACTTTGGTTCAAAGGCAAGGAACTCAACATGGTGTTTGGGCTCCAACTTTCATTTTCAAGATTTGGGAGCACAGTGAATTTTTGGGTCATGGAACCTATCTACAGATGGGTGGCAAACTATTATGCAGGATATGAGAGGCTGGGTGTCGCTTTATTTGTAG CTGCTCTTACGTGCCTTGTATCGCTTATTTGTGGCTTGATCTTGGGTTGGATGGATCATAGAGCTGAAAGATTGTTGGGAAGGCAAGAAGCATCGGCCAATGAGGAACCCTTCCATATGAAAGATATCCTTCATTTCAAATCTGTATTCTGGCTAGTCTCTGTGATATGTGTTGTATACTATCTTGCTATATTCCCATTTATAGCATTGGGAAA ATTATTTTTTGAGAGAAAATTTGACTTCTTGCCGCAAGACGCAAATACCGTGAACTCAATGGTGTATTTGCTGTCGGCAGCACTCAGCCCGTTTTTCGGTATTTTAATTGACAAGACCGGAAGGAACGTGATGTGGGTTATTATAAGCATTGTGGCAACAATAGGGGCGCATTTTCTATTGGCATTCACGTTTTATAATCCATACATTGGTGTG ATCACATTAGGAATATCATATTCTTTATTAGCTAGCGGATTATGGCCGTTAGTGGCTTTGATTGTACCTGAAAATCAGCTTGGAACTGCATATGGAAT CTGCCAAGCAGTACAAAATCTGGGCCTGGCGACAGTTTTGATATTAGCGGGAATCATTGTTGACAAATATGGTTACTTAATGTTGGAAATGTTCTTCTTAGGATGTCTCTTTA tttCCCTGATAGCTGCTGTGCTTGTATACATTATGGACTCTGCTAATAATGGTGTTCTTAACATGTCTCCTAGCATGAGAGACGCAATCAAatt ACCGACTATTCCTGACGAATCTGCGAATCTATTGGATAATGAGGAGAGTACCGACCGTGAGGAGCCCGACGCCGTTCGGCCGGTCGAGTCGTCCGTAGACTCCACCCGGAGGGAAGCCGCCGCACTCACGCAGTCCAACAGAATACGAAGCAGATACTTAGCACAAATATTGCCAAACACTAACATTCCAGACAGACAATAG